The genomic window CTCATCTTCGGAAAGGCCGGTTGAAACCTCCACATCGAAATGTTCTTCAAGTTTTGCCACTCCTTCCTCTGATAACGAATCACTGACTAGTACCTTCATTTTAATATTCTCCATGTGATAACAATGATATAATACACCGATATAACGGATAGCCTCCGGTGAACACAGACTTTAGATTGAACCACCCATATAAATATATCTAACCATCATAAACAGTTTATTTTTTGGGCTCTTTAGAGTTTCCCAGTATATTGCGTGTCATGCATGACAGCCATTTATAGTGAAGCAAAGTATGTACCAGAACGGCAACTGCCAGTATAATAGAAACCTATTATGTACTATAGTCCAGGTTGCTTTTGTAGGGGCCAGATATGCCTGATAACGACCTTGTGGTACTCCTGAAGGAATAAAATGATACATATAAAAGCCTGTAAAAGACAGCGATCAAAATAAGAAGGAGGATGAAAAGGTCAACTGAATAGTTCAAATTTGACCTTTTCACACTTGCAACCTTCTAATAATTATTTAATGTACAGTCCACACTTGCATGCACCACGGGTCTCGACATCGCGGGAACGGCGGGCACAAGGACAGATTATCTTCTTATCTTTTTCTTTATCTCCTGTTCTTTTCTGGCAGAAGCAGTACCATTCGCCATAA from Methanohalophilus halophilus includes these protein-coding regions:
- a CDS encoding ferredoxin-thioredoxin reductase catalytic domain-containing protein encodes the protein MKFEDELEMEFYERSKKNAETTGYKLNSDYDVITTAVKNIANNKRNYGEWYCFCQKRTGDKEKDKKIICPCARRSRDVETRGACKCGLYIK